Sequence from the Prunus persica cultivar Lovell chromosome G5, Prunus_persica_NCBIv2, whole genome shotgun sequence genome:
GAGGCGCGGGTAGACGTTTGGTTTTGAAAAACTGCCACCAACGGTTTCCTTATTCAAATGACGGTTGGTTATTCCAACGACGTCGTTTCTGTTGATGAAGTCACGTGTGTGTATAATGCCCCTTCACGTGGGGCAGGGACACATGGGAAAACCTGATGAGAAATTGAgtgttgacttttttttgggttacaaAAAAGCACATGCGGAGGATTTAACTTGGAACCTCATTAAGGAGTCCAATCGTATTCGCCCAACATATGTAATGTAGCCCGTTCAATTTTTCACGAGACCAAACCCACTTAGGTTGAGTGTTGACTTTGAAATGTGTTAACATGTGTATGTGTGACATTTACATGCTGTACATCATAATGCACCATATTGAGTCGGCATGTAGTTACGAACACTCATAAGTGAATACATATTAATTTCCACAATCACAATACTTTATCAGGATAttaaaatttcctttttaatatCAAATACTAATGCGTGCTAAAATCGAATGAACTCACTCTCTCAAGTCATGGACAAGATGCATCCAACGGTTGGGCTTAAATCAAGCCATGAAACCATTCGTTTGCtagtgatggtgatggtgaggATAGAGATGGACTACGttgcaaaaacaattaaataaagtCGTGAATTAAGCAGCCAACCGCTCCCCGCTTCCCAATTTGCTTTAAAGTTAAACTAGTGGCCACAAGCAATACACATCTCCGCACCTGATTGCTCCCTCCGTTCGGTGGGGACACGTGGCGGGTCCCTGCTTCGTCCAGCGATTCGTACACACAgagaattaaaataataatataaaatagaaaatattacaacagagagagagagagagagagagagagagaaccatTTCGAGAGCAGCTCTTCGTAAAGAAGAAAGCCAAAAGCTATATAGCAGCTACAGCTATGCGCATTGCGCACACCCCTTTCTTCTCCACTGCCGCGAGACCTAAGAGACGACGGCCATGGCGGCCCACGACTCACCGGAGAGTCTGTACCGAGTTCTCTTCGATCGGTGCCAGAGTCTGGAGGCGAGCTACGCCAGGCTCAGAGCAGAGCTTCATGAGCTTCGGCACCACGGGAGGAAGAAGGAGGAGAAGCGAGAAGAAGACGATGCGGTGCTGACGTCAGACTATTCTGGTTCGAGCTTCCATCTGCCCGGGTTCTTCCTCTCTGGCAGTCCGTACAAGGGCGTATTGGACTCCATGGGCCACGCCGTTCTTGTGTGCACAGCTTTCTCTGGAGAGATCAATTACTGGTACGTAATTGCAAAACTGCGTCGTTTGATTCGTTTTGTTGGTTTCTGAAGTTGTATGTATTTTGACTGTGTCATTGTGATAGGGTGGTGGTACTGTATATATGATATTGATGAAACAGTTGATGAATTTATGAACTTCAGCATTGCGCGAATGTGTTTTGTTGACTCTTAAAAATTTTCGAGGATTTTTGGTAAAGAATAGCTAGATTCCTCCAAAATTTGTGCGTGTTTAGCGTTTACCTCAACAAATGTTGACATGCTTTCAATATTACGTCACATATGATCCGTTTGAGCTCAAGAATTTGAGTTTATGACATATGAATGTAGGAAGAAGTGTTTTATATTGTTAGTTTTCTGTAAATTTTTGTTGTCATACTGGTTATGCATTATTTATATCAATGAACATTTATATTGACTGAATTGTGGTTATGTTTGGTATCCTAGAACTCATGCATGTTGGATTGACCTCTGAAATCCTACTAAAGACGCCGTCGTTGATAGCTTGCATGTGTTAGCTCATGTGAAGTTAAATTGCTTCAAAAAATTGTGCCTTGTTTATTGTTTATCCCAGAAAAGATTGACATGTTTCGGCACTATATCATATATTATCAGTTTGAGCTCAATAATTTGAGTTTAATACAGGAATCGTTCTGCTGAGAATCTCTATGGATGGAAGGACTATGAAGTCCTTGGGCAAAGGGTTGCTGAGCTCCTCATTGCTGAAGATTACCATGCACTTCTAAAGAGAATCATGGAAAGGTTGAGACTTGGGCTAACATGGTCAGGTCAGTTCCCTTTTAAGAAGAGGTCTGGAGAAATATTTATGGCGATGGTGACCAAAAGCCCTTTATATGAAGATGGTGAGCTTGTCGGTATTATCACAGTTTCAACTGATGCGGCATTGTGTAATAGAATAGAATCAGATCTGAGTGCATTCAAGGATCGTGCCAATGCCAAACATAGAGGATGGCAGTTAAAGTACCCGCGACCACCAGTTGTACCAGTGCCACAGATTGCATCATCTGTTTCTAATCTGGTGCTTATGCTACACAACCACAATTCTTGTGATTTCATTCAGATAGCTGAAATTGTGTTTTACTCATTATACTGGTGAACCAATCAGGCCTCAAAACTTCTATCAAGAAATGGAGATGATGTGTGCAATTCAAGTGTGATGGACGAGGTCAGGGAGGACTCTACAACAGCCACTGAAGATGCTAACTTAGAGAAACCTGGTTCGCTGGTGAGTCTCCGTCATATTAAATCATGAtgtctatgtttttttttcttcctcttcattaCTCTTTAGAGTGTGTCTAAATTATTTGGTTGAGATGGGTGCAGACAGTAAAGTTCTTGGCAAAGCTGCAAATTATAGGAACCAACAAAGAAGGGAAACAAGAGGATCCTAATTCCCCGAGAAAGTCAAAAGCATCAAGTTCATGCCACTTCTTTGTTGATACAGACGGTAAGGAAGAAAGacccaacaaaataaattcttCTCTCGAAGATAAGAGAACTCATTCAAATGcattttggcaaaaaaatccaattccttCAGGCAAGAATTCTGTTTTAGCCTCTTCAAGGGAGTGCAACGAATGTTTTAGGTTATCCAGACCAGGTTATCCGAAACCTGAAGAACACAACTTGAATGCTTTAGAGATACAAGATGCAGTGCATGAACAAAATGGTAAACAATTACCAAGTTCTGTGGAGAGCATTGGCAACCATGATAGTTGTTCAAGCAAAGGGGTTAATGACTCTAATCCCAGGGAGGATTGTGAGATTCGCTGGGATGACTTGCATTTGGGAGAGGCAATTGGACACGGTAAAGGGGGCTATTTGTGCTTTAAATCTAGTAcctattcaaaattaaaaaaccttGAATGCTTTGGGGGTTGGTAGAACCCACTATCACTCTTGCAGCTTTGTTAGGACGTTCAATATATAACTCTGCAGGAGATTTGTTAGTTATTCCATGTTTGACAGTCTGTtaatataaatgaaattaGGTGATGTTACCAAAGCTATTTTTCggaactttttcttttcggcCCTAATAGCTATCCTTACTTTATGTGGTggaatttcttaaaatgtGAAATGAGTTTGGTGGTCTTTGGTTTCTAAACGTAcatgtttgtttgttcttGCCTCCCAGGTTCATGTGCCATTGTTTATCGTGGAATCTGGAATGGATCGGTACATGTCTAAATTTAAAGAGTTCCTTAATATCTTACTGAAACCAAAGTTAAATcgataatttgaaattttgacccaatattttctattcttttttgtgtttttaggATGTTGCCATTAAGATGTACTTCAAAAATGAATACAGTGAGGGGATTTTACATGACTACAAAAAGGAGGTGATATAAATTCTCAATTGACTTTTATTGTTTGTAATTGTTGTTTGAGAAAGAAAGCAGCTGATCCCAGGATCTCTTTTGAATTCTTTAGATTGATATAATGAAAAGATTGCGGCATCCTAatgttttgttgtttatggGAGCAATATGTTCACAAGAACGGCTTGCCATTGTCTCAGAGTACTTACCTAGGTAATTGGAAGTATACTACTTTTCAATGATTAGTCAACAAATCATATTAAGAGTTGACGCATTAGGTTACTATTTCATGTTAtgttaattttgaattatacCATGTTTATGTCAGTTCGTATTAtgcctttttattttgggtctGTTGGTACCGATCTTATGAAGGCTTAATAAATGCAAACCATTTAATACCGTTCTCCTCATGATATGGCAATTATAGGCTAATATTACATTGATTCTGTTTGTGTGGTTAGGGGAAGTCTCTTTAAACAACTTCACAAGAACAATCAGACATTAGACATCAGACGACGGCTAATGATGGCCCTTGATGTTGTACGtccctctctccttctctctctgtgtatTTGTGTCTGCGCACGGTTGCATGTCTTCATGTCTTCATTACAACAAAAATTATGCTGTCACAGCATTAGATGCACAAAATGTGCGCAAATCCAACTTTGGCTATTTACAGCAGGGTGTGACACTATATGCAATTTGTGTATGACTTTTGCAAATTGCATACAAAGTCATGCGAGGATCAGttcttttattcttatttttacATAAGAGTGTTTTTAAGCCTTTCATCTGTCAATAAGATAACAAATCTACTCTTATAATGCAGGCTAGAGGCATGAATTACTTGCATCATAGGAATCCACCTATAGTTCACAGAGACTTAAAATCGTCTAACCTGCTGGTTGATAAGAATTGGACTGTGAAGGTAATGTGAACTGGCCACTAGTTATTCAAGCAGAATAAGTATATACCCGTCACTCAGACAAGCGCTTTTTCTGTCAGGTTGGTGACTTTGGCTTGTCGAAGTTGAAGAATGCAACCTTCTTGACAGCAAAATCTGGAAGAGGAACGGTCAGGATCTCTTTCTGAGGTCTTTTAGTTACGAACTGTGCTCACAGATAGGCTATAGAAGATATTGAAAagtgatttaagtgataagCTTCGCTGTTGTAATTTTTCTGATTCATGTGACTACCTTTATTAAATAATCTTACTTCGAcgtctttatttttctaaatgcAGCCTCAGTGGATGGCCCCTGAAGTCCTTCGAAATGAACCTTCAAATGAGAAGTAATTTCTAAAAACTGACCTTTAAAAGTCAATTAAATAAACAGTGGCTAAACTTTCTGGGAAACTATGTGTCTGCTGTATACCTGTCGTTGCTCCCTTTTTTGTGCAAATGTTTTTTTGCCAATGCATTGAGCTGCCTTCTCTTTAAACAGGTCTGATGTGTTTGGCTTTGGTGTCATCCTGTGGGAACTAATGACCGAATCGATTCCATGGAATAACCTCAATTCTTTACaggttctctctctttttctgagTGAGCACATGTGCACATATAACCTTGATGCTCTGTGGTTCTTAAATCTCATTGAAAattgtttatttcttttggaagGTTGTTGGAGTTGTAGGGTTTATGGATAGAAGATTAGACATACCAGAAGGCCTCGACCCCCAAGTCGTGTTGGTCATCGAAGACTGTTGGCGAAGGTACACTCAGCTAGCTCGTTTTTCTTTACAAAAACTTGGAACTTGCAAATTGAACTAAAATCATTCTTGTCAATAACAAGCAGTGACCCAGAACAGCGGCCATCATTTGAAGACATAATTCAGAGAATGAAGGGTCTGGTCCACAAAGTTGCAGCACCATCGGTAAGAAGGAGCTCAGAAGCTTAGCTATTTAATATGGTTTAGGTTAGACATGCACCTTTTTGCCAATCGTTAATAAACAGTTCAGAATgtgctaattttttttggacaaaagaATGTGCTAATTTAGATTAACTGCGTGatgtatatatatctatatatatatatatatatatatatctatatatatataaagattttttctttttcttttctacaattgtgtttatttgttttacaagTGGAACCTGAGGGAAATAAAAAGGTGTCAGACCCCCAATGTTGGGTAGTGTTGAATTTTACAATCTTTCTGTAGAAGAGGGAACTAATGTCTTTTGGGAAGCCAAGTGTATGGGAGCTAAGTTTGGTACCAGCTATCTATCTTCTATTCGGCGCGCCACACATGTAATACCAGCACAATCTAGGCACTTGTGTGGTATTAGAATACTGTCATGTGATGTTATTAATCGTAGTATTTCAACATTCCTTGCAATGGTATACGGATTGGATTGTATCACTTGTGGCCTCCTTCCGGGCAA
This genomic interval carries:
- the LOC18775738 gene encoding RGS domain-containing serine/threonine-protein kinase A isoform X3 translates to MAAHDSPESLYRVLFDRCQSLEASYARLRAELHELRHHGRKKEEKREEDDAVLTSDYSGSSFHLPGFFLSGSPYKGVLDSMGHAVLVCTAFSGEINYWNRSAENLYGWKDYEVLGQRVAELLIAEDYHALLKRIMERLRLGLTWSGQFPFKKRSGEIFMAMVTKSPLYEDGELVGIITVSTDAALCNRIESDLSAFKDRANAKHRGWQLKYPRPPVVPVPQIASSVSNLASKLLSRNGDDVCNSSVMDEVREDSTTATEDANLEKPGSLTVKFLAKLQIIGTNKEGKQEDPNSPRKSKASSSCHFFVDTDGKNSVLASSRECNECFRLSRPGYPKPEEHNLNALEIQDAVHEQNGKQLPSSVESIGNHDSCSSKGVNDSNPREDCEIRWDDLHLGEAIGHGSCAIVYRGIWNGSDVAIKMYFKNEYSEGILHDYKKEIDIMKRLRHPNVLLFMGAICSQERLAIVSEYLPRGSLFKQLHKNNQTLDIRRRLMMALDVARGMNYLHHRNPPIVHRDLKSSNLLVDKNWTVKVGDFGLSKLKNATFLTAKSGRGTPQWMAPEVLRNEPSNEKSDVFGFGVILWELMTESIPWNNLNSLQVVGVVGFMDRRLDIPEGLDPQVVLVIEDCWRSDPEQRPSFEDIIQRMKGLVHKVAAPSKRELMSFGKPSVWELSLVPAIYLLFGAPHM
- the LOC18775738 gene encoding raf homolog serine/threonine-protein kinase phl isoform X1, with the protein product MAAHDSPESLYRVLFDRCQSLEASYARLRAELHELRHHGRKKEEKREEDDAVLTSDYSGSSFHLPGFFLSGSPYKGVLDSMGHAVLVCTAFSGEINYWNRSAENLYGWKDYEVLGQRVAELLIAEDYHALLKRIMERLRLGLTWSGQFPFKKRSGEIFMAMVTKSPLYEDGELVGIITVSTDAALCNRIESDLSAFKDRANAKHRGWQLKYPRPPVVPVPQIASSVSNLASKLLSRNGDDVCNSSVMDEVREDSTTATEDANLEKPGSLTVKFLAKLQIIGTNKEGKQEDPNSPRKSKASSSCHFFVDTDGKEERPNKINSSLEDKRTHSNAFWQKNPIPSGKNSVLASSRECNECFRLSRPGYPKPEEHNLNALEIQDAVHEQNGKQLPSSVESIGNHDSCSSKGVNDSNPREDCEIRWDDLHLGEAIGHGSCAIVYRGIWNGSDVAIKMYFKNEYSEGILHDYKKEIDIMKRLRHPNVLLFMGAICSQERLAIVSEYLPRGSLFKQLHKNNQTLDIRRRLMMALDVARGMNYLHHRNPPIVHRDLKSSNLLVDKNWTVKVGDFGLSKLKNATFLTAKSGRGTPQWMAPEVLRNEPSNEKSDVFGFGVILWELMTESIPWNNLNSLQVVGVVGFMDRRLDIPEGLDPQVVLVIEDCWRSDPEQRPSFEDIIQRMKGLVHKVAAPSKRELMSFGKPSVWELSLVPAIYLLFGAPHM
- the LOC18775738 gene encoding raf homolog serine/threonine-protein kinase phl isoform X2 — protein: MAAHDSPESLYRVLFDRCQSLEASYARLRAELHELRHHGRKKEEKREEDDAVLTSDYSGSSFHLPGFFLSGSPYKGVLDSMGHAVLVCTAFSGEINYWNRSAENLYGWKDYEVLGQRVAELLIAEDYHALLKRIMERLRLGLTWSGQFPFKKRSGEIFMAMVTKSPLYEDGELVGIITVSTDAALCNRIESDLSAFKDRANAKHRGWQLKYPRPPVVPVPQIASSVSNLASKLLSRNGDDVCNSSVMDEVREDSTTATEDANLEKPGSLTVKFLAKLQIIGTNKEGKQEDPNSPRKSKASSSCHFFVDTDGKEERPNKINSSLEDKRTHSNAFWQKNPIPSGKNSVLASSRECNECFRLSRPGYPKPEEHNLNALEIQDAVHEQNGKQLPSSVESIGNHDSCSSKGVNDSNPREDCEIRWDDLHLGEAIGHGSCAIVYRGIWNGSDVAIKMYFKNEYSEGILHDYKKEIDIMKRLRHPNVLLFMGAICSQERLAIVSEYLPRGSLFKQLHKNNQTLDIRRRLMMALDVARGMNYLHHRNPPIVHRDLKSSNLLVDKNWTVKVGDFGLSKLKNATFLTAKSGRGTPQWMAPEVLRNEPSNEKSDVFGFGVILWELMTESIPWNNLNSLQVVGVVGFMDRRLDIPEGLDPQVVLVIEDCWRSDPEQRPSFEDIIQRMKGLVHKVAAPSWNLREIKRCQTPNVG
- the LOC18775738 gene encoding raf homolog serine/threonine-protein kinase phl isoform X4, whose protein sequence is MAAHDSPESLYRVLFDRCQSLEASYARLRAELHELRHHGRKKEEKREEDDAVLTSDYSGSSFHLPGFFLSGSPYKGVLDSMGHAVLVCTAFSGEINYWNRSAENLYGWKDYEVLGQRVAELLIAEDYHALLKRIMERLRLGLTWSGQFPFKKRSGEIFMAMVTKSPLYEDGELVGIITVSTDAALCNRIESDLSAFKDRANAKHRGWQLKYPRPPVVPVPQIASSVSNLASKLLSRNGDDVCNSSVMDEVREDSTTATEDANLEKPGSLTVKFLAKLQIIGTNKEGKQEDPNSPRKSKASSSCHFFVDTDGKEERPNKINSSLEDKRTHSNAFWQKNPIPSGKNSVLASSRECNECFRLSRPGYPKPEEHNLNALEIQDAVHEQNGKQLPSSVESIGNHDSCSSKGVNDSNPREDCEIRWDDLHLGEAIGHGSCAIVYRGIWNGSDVAIKMYFKNEYSEGILHDYKKEIDIMKRLRHPNVLLFMGAICSQERLAIVSEYLPRGSLFKQLHKNNQTLDIRRRLMMALDVARGMNYLHHRNPPIVHRDLKSSNLLVDKNWTVKTSAFSVRLVTLACRS